A window from Leuconostoc mesenteroides subsp. mesenteroides encodes these proteins:
- a CDS encoding UMP kinase — translation MTDIKYKRVLMKLSGEALAGDKGQGIDLETVSAIAEELKDVHDLGTQIAIVVGGGNLWRGEPASKIGMERSRADYTGMLGTTMNALVLQDSLERAGVQTRVQTAITMQQIAEPYIRGRAIRHLEKGRIVIFAAGTGSPYFSTDTTAALRANEINADAILMGKNGVDGIYDSDPNKNANAIKFTELTHLDILQKGLKVMDSTASSLSMDNNMPLVVFNLNTPGNLKRVVLGEAIGTTVTGEK, via the coding sequence ATGACTGATATTAAGTACAAACGCGTTTTGATGAAGCTCTCTGGTGAAGCATTGGCAGGAGATAAGGGGCAGGGTATTGATCTTGAGACTGTTTCTGCAATTGCTGAAGAGCTAAAAGATGTTCATGACCTAGGTACTCAGATTGCCATTGTTGTTGGCGGTGGAAACTTGTGGCGTGGAGAGCCGGCATCAAAAATTGGTATGGAGCGGTCTCGTGCTGATTATACTGGTATGCTTGGTACAACAATGAATGCGCTAGTTTTGCAAGATTCATTAGAACGCGCTGGAGTCCAAACACGTGTGCAAACTGCTATTACAATGCAGCAGATTGCTGAACCTTACATACGCGGTCGTGCGATTCGCCATCTCGAAAAGGGACGAATTGTTATTTTTGCGGCGGGTACAGGTTCTCCGTATTTCTCTACAGACACAACGGCAGCTTTGCGTGCAAATGAAATTAATGCTGACGCCATCTTGATGGGAAAAAATGGCGTCGATGGTATTTATGACTCAGATCCAAATAAAAATGCGAATGCAATAAAGTTTACTGAATTGACTCACCTTGATATTTTGCAAAAAGGTCTGAAGGTAATGGATTCGACAGCAAGTTCGCTATCTATGGATAATAATATGCCGTTGGTGGTGTTTAACCTTAACACACCAGGTAACTTGAAACGAGTTGTGCTTGGTGAAGCAATCGGAACAACAGTAACAGGAGAAAAATAA
- the glyQ gene encoding glycine--tRNA ligase subunit alpha gives MTNEKLSLQDIILTLQQYWAKQGANLMQAYDNEVGAGTQSPYTFLRANGPEPWNAAYVQPSRRPADGRYGDNPNRLFQHHQFQVVMKPSPENIQELYLGSLEALGIKALEHDIRFVEDNWENPSMGAAGIGWEVWLDGMEVTQFTYFQQVGGIEVDSVTAEVTYGLERLASYIQDVPTVYDLEWGNGVLYGDIFKEPEYEHSKYAFEESNQDMLLRHFEEFEAEATRLLDLGLVHPAYDYILKSSHTFNLLDARGTVSVTERAGYLHRIRTMARKVSKVFIEERAKLGFPLLKDQTLRDKYLGKNGKYTKENA, from the coding sequence ATGACAAATGAGAAACTATCATTACAAGATATCATCTTGACCCTTCAGCAATATTGGGCTAAACAAGGTGCAAACTTAATGCAAGCATATGACAATGAAGTTGGGGCAGGAACACAGTCGCCATATACCTTTTTACGTGCGAATGGTCCTGAACCTTGGAATGCGGCTTATGTTCAACCTTCTCGTCGTCCAGCTGATGGCCGCTATGGTGATAATCCAAATCGTTTATTTCAACATCATCAGTTTCAAGTAGTGATGAAGCCTTCTCCTGAAAATATTCAAGAGCTTTACCTAGGATCTTTAGAAGCTTTGGGTATTAAAGCACTAGAACATGATATACGTTTCGTTGAAGATAACTGGGAAAATCCCTCTATGGGGGCTGCAGGAATTGGTTGGGAAGTCTGGCTAGATGGTATGGAAGTGACACAGTTTACTTATTTCCAACAAGTTGGTGGGATTGAAGTAGATTCTGTGACAGCAGAAGTGACTTATGGTCTAGAACGATTGGCCTCATACATTCAAGATGTACCGACGGTTTATGATCTTGAATGGGGTAATGGCGTGTTATACGGCGATATTTTCAAAGAACCAGAATATGAACATTCAAAGTACGCTTTTGAAGAATCAAACCAAGATATGCTGTTGCGTCACTTTGAAGAATTTGAAGCGGAAGCGACTCGTTTATTAGATCTGGGCTTGGTACATCCGGCTTATGATTATATTTTAAAATCATCACATACATTTAATCTCTTAGATGCACGTGGTACAGTTTCTGTCACAGAACGTGCAGGCTATTTACACCGTATTCGAACAATGGCTCGTAAAGTATCGAAAGTATTTATTGAAGAACGTGCTAAGCTTGGTTTTCCTTTGCTAAAGGATCAGACATTACGTGATAAGTATCTTGGTAAAAATGGTAAATATACCAAAGAAAATGCCTGA
- the rpsB gene encoding 30S ribosomal protein S2, which yields MAVISMKELLEAGVHFGHQTRRWDPKMDEYIFTERNGIHIIDLQKTVKLVDEAYNFIRNASTDGANVLFVGTKKQASDAIAEEATRAGQYYINHRWLGGTLTNWNTIKTRIQRLKDLQTMAEDGTFEQLPKKEVVLLNKQREKLEKFLGGIQDMPGLPDVLFVVDPKKEEIAVKEANMLNIPVVAMIDTNANPDVVDVKIPANDDAIRAVRLITSKIADAVIEGRQGQDSAPEDAFVEGDENTESIEEIANIVEEGNN from the coding sequence ATGGCAGTTATTTCAATGAAAGAACTCCTCGAAGCAGGAGTACACTTCGGTCACCAAACACGTCGTTGGGACCCAAAGATGGACGAATATATCTTTACAGAACGTAATGGTATTCACATCATCGATTTACAAAAGACAGTTAAGTTAGTTGATGAAGCTTATAACTTTATTCGTAACGCTTCTACTGACGGTGCTAATGTATTATTCGTTGGTACGAAGAAACAAGCTTCTGATGCAATTGCTGAAGAAGCAACACGTGCTGGTCAATACTACATCAACCATCGCTGGTTGGGTGGTACATTGACAAACTGGAACACTATCAAGACACGTATCCAACGCTTGAAGGATTTGCAAACAATGGCCGAAGACGGAACATTTGAGCAATTGCCTAAAAAAGAAGTTGTTTTGTTGAACAAGCAACGTGAAAAGTTGGAAAAGTTCTTAGGTGGTATTCAAGATATGCCTGGTTTGCCAGATGTATTGTTTGTTGTTGATCCAAAGAAGGAAGAAATTGCCGTCAAGGAAGCAAACATGTTGAACATCCCAGTCGTAGCTATGATTGATACAAATGCTAACCCAGATGTAGTCGATGTTAAGATTCCTGCTAACGATGATGCCATTCGTGCCGTACGTTTGATTACGTCAAAGATTGCTGATGCTGTTATTGAAGGCCGTCAAGGCCAAGATTCAGCACCTGAAGATGCATTCGTTGAAGGTGACGAAAATACAGAATCAATCGAAGAAATTGCTAACATTGTTGAAGAAGGCAATAACTAA
- a CDS encoding GIY-YIG nuclease family protein encodes MKYYYFYVLYTADGYFYGGFTDNVQRRLATHESGKGAKFTRVKSRHPLKLIHYEEFQTKSEALKAEANFKKLTRTNKEQYLLTHHVVKIW; translated from the coding sequence ATGAAATATTATTATTTTTATGTTTTATATACAGCTGATGGCTATTTTTATGGCGGATTCACAGACAATGTACAACGTCGTCTAGCGACACATGAGTCTGGTAAAGGTGCTAAGTTTACTCGAGTAAAGTCGCGACACCCATTAAAATTAATTCACTATGAAGAGTTTCAGACAAAGAGCGAAGCGTTAAAAGCAGAAGCGAATTTTAAGAAATTAACACGAACTAACAAGGAACAGTACTTACTAACACATCACGTGGTCAAAATTTGGTAA
- a CDS encoding glycine--tRNA ligase subunit beta, with product MSTFLLEIGLEEVPAHLVTSSENQLIERTKKFLAEHRLTVGDIKPYSTPRRLAVELTDVAEKSESLSEEKRGPSIERAKDANGEWTKAAMGFARGQGATPDDFETRDGYVWLTKHIEGVPAKDILVKIGAEVVSEMKFSTYMKWANNAFLYVRPIRWLVALFGDEVVDFHVLDVQTGRVTRGHRFLSNEHVEISSADDYVSTLESASVIVDAEARKNTIRSQLTSIAKQNNWSLELDTDAAQDLLEEVNNIVEWPTAFAGTFDKKYLEIPDEVLITSMREHQRFFFVTNHDGKLLPHFLSVRNGNREHLDNVIAGNEKVLVARLEDAEFFYKEDQTKTIDDYMEKVKKLVFHEKIGSVYEHMQRTGVLAQTIAQSLGFDEQQLSNVSRAAEIYKFDLMTGMVGEFDELQGIMGEHYAKLFGENPAVAEAIKEHYMPTSATGKIAKSDIGAVLAIADKLDAIVTFFAADLIPSGSNDPYGLRRAATGIVRTLQGKNWHVALKPLLTKFTQSQGEVAAADITAVLEFILDRVRKLTLDDGVRQDLVSAGVSRSGNTDVVYLINRIDVLAAHSKDNDFRDVIESLTRVDRLAVKQLTNDSVNPSLFENDAEKELYQATYALNLSHLVKNGADKVYTALAGLQSPISTYFEATMVNAEDTDVKNNRYAQLNVIHRFISELGDLEQIVIK from the coding sequence ATGTCAACATTTTTATTAGAAATTGGTCTTGAAGAAGTGCCAGCACATTTGGTCACAAGTTCAGAAAATCAATTAATTGAAAGAACAAAAAAATTTTTAGCTGAGCATCGCTTGACTGTCGGTGATATCAAGCCTTATTCAACGCCACGCCGGTTGGCTGTTGAATTAACTGATGTAGCGGAAAAATCAGAAAGTTTAAGTGAAGAAAAGCGTGGTCCGTCAATTGAAAGAGCAAAAGATGCCAATGGCGAGTGGACTAAAGCAGCAATGGGATTTGCACGCGGTCAAGGTGCAACACCAGATGACTTTGAAACAAGAGATGGTTATGTGTGGTTAACTAAGCATATTGAAGGTGTTCCTGCTAAGGATATTTTGGTCAAAATTGGTGCCGAGGTAGTTTCAGAGATGAAGTTCTCAACGTACATGAAGTGGGCAAATAATGCTTTCTTGTATGTGCGACCAATTCGTTGGCTTGTCGCTTTGTTTGGTGATGAAGTAGTAGATTTTCATGTATTAGATGTTCAGACTGGCCGTGTTACAAGAGGACACCGTTTTTTGTCAAATGAACATGTTGAAATTTCTTCTGCTGATGATTATGTAAGTACACTTGAATCAGCCAGTGTTATAGTTGATGCTGAGGCACGAAAAAATACAATTCGTTCGCAATTGACGTCAATTGCTAAACAAAATAATTGGTCATTAGAATTAGACACTGATGCGGCACAAGATTTGCTAGAAGAAGTTAATAATATTGTCGAATGGCCAACGGCATTTGCTGGTACTTTTGATAAAAAATATTTGGAAATTCCTGATGAAGTATTAATTACATCAATGCGTGAACATCAACGTTTCTTCTTTGTTACCAATCATGATGGGAAACTGTTGCCACACTTCTTGTCAGTGCGTAATGGTAATCGAGAGCATTTGGATAATGTTATTGCTGGTAATGAAAAGGTTTTGGTTGCTCGTCTTGAAGACGCAGAATTCTTTTACAAAGAAGACCAAACTAAAACGATTGATGACTACATGGAAAAGGTTAAAAAATTGGTTTTCCATGAAAAAATTGGTAGTGTTTATGAACATATGCAACGAACTGGCGTTTTGGCCCAGACAATAGCACAATCACTAGGCTTTGATGAACAACAATTATCCAACGTGAGCCGTGCAGCAGAAATCTATAAATTCGACTTAATGACCGGTATGGTCGGTGAATTTGACGAATTGCAGGGTATTATGGGTGAACACTACGCCAAACTATTTGGCGAGAATCCCGCAGTTGCTGAAGCGATTAAAGAGCACTACATGCCGACTTCAGCAACAGGGAAAATTGCTAAGTCTGACATAGGGGCTGTACTGGCAATCGCTGATAAACTAGACGCTATTGTAACTTTCTTTGCAGCTGACTTGATACCAAGTGGTTCAAATGACCCTTACGGACTACGTCGTGCAGCAACAGGTATCGTAAGAACATTACAGGGAAAAAATTGGCACGTTGCTTTGAAACCACTATTAACTAAGTTTACTCAGTCACAGGGAGAAGTTGCTGCGGCTGATATCACAGCTGTACTGGAGTTTATCTTAGATCGCGTGCGTAAGTTGACATTAGATGATGGTGTTCGCCAAGATTTGGTATCTGCAGGAGTTAGTCGCTCAGGAAATACTGACGTGGTCTACCTCATCAATCGTATTGATGTACTCGCTGCTCATAGTAAAGATAATGATTTTCGCGATGTGATTGAATCATTGACACGTGTTGATCGTTTGGCGGTGAAGCAATTAACCAATGATAGCGTAAATCCATCTCTATTTGAAAATGATGCTGAAAAGGAATTGTATCAGGCGACATATGCACTGAACTTGAGCCATTTAGTAAAAAATGGTGCTGACAAAGTGTATACAGCGTTGG
- a CDS encoding ribosome recycling factor, with protein MTFDLTNAKERMKGAQEALQRELANIRTGRANPNILNRVEVEYYGAMTPLNQVASISVPEARILLITPFDKSALEAIIHAINVSDLGLNPASDGNIVRLAIPQMTEERRKELAKEVKAEAEKAKVSVRNVRRDIMDDIKKDKEMPEDDARKAEDQTQKLTDENIKAIDEIAAEKEKELLTI; from the coding sequence ATGACTTTTGATTTAACTAATGCCAAAGAACGTATGAAAGGGGCACAAGAGGCACTTCAACGTGAATTAGCTAACATCCGTACAGGACGCGCGAATCCTAATATTTTGAATCGTGTTGAAGTTGAATATTATGGGGCAATGACACCATTGAACCAAGTAGCTTCAATTTCAGTTCCGGAAGCACGCATACTGTTAATTACACCGTTTGATAAAAGTGCCTTGGAAGCCATTATACATGCAATTAACGTGTCTGATCTTGGTTTGAATCCCGCTTCTGACGGTAATATTGTGCGCTTGGCGATTCCACAAATGACAGAAGAACGTCGTAAAGAACTTGCTAAAGAAGTGAAGGCTGAAGCTGAGAAAGCGAAGGTTTCAGTTCGTAATGTTCGTCGTGATATTATGGATGACATTAAAAAAGACAAAGAGATGCCTGAAGATGATGCCCGTAAGGCAGAAGATCAGACACAAAAGTTGACTGATGAAAATATCAAAGCAATTGATGAAATAGCAGCTGAAAAAGAAAAAGAATTGTTAACAATTTAA
- a CDS encoding elongation factor Ts — protein MAITAAQVKELRDKTSVGMMDAKKALVEADGDLDKAIDLLREKGMAKAAKKGDRVAAEGMTAVAVKGNRAAIIELNSETDFVAGNAEFNELLNAVANTIVEFAPADVEAALALEVQEGQTLNDKIIGTTQITGEKITLRRFSVVEKSDSENFGSYSHLAGSISALVVVDGASEEAAKDIAMHVAAIAPQFVSDDQVPADVIAKEKEVQLASEDLNGKPDNIKERMVEGRIKKFLAEISLLDQPFVKNGDQTVAQFIASQNGSVKSFVRYQVGDGIEKQVTDLAEEVAKQLG, from the coding sequence ATGGCAATTACTGCTGCACAAGTAAAGGAATTACGTGATAAGACATCTGTTGGAATGATGGATGCTAAAAAAGCATTGGTTGAAGCTGATGGCGACCTAGATAAGGCAATTGATTTATTGCGCGAAAAGGGTATGGCAAAGGCCGCTAAAAAGGGTGATCGTGTCGCTGCCGAAGGAATGACAGCTGTTGCGGTTAAGGGTAACCGTGCTGCAATCATCGAATTAAACTCAGAAACTGACTTCGTGGCCGGCAACGCTGAATTCAACGAATTGCTTAATGCGGTTGCTAACACAATCGTTGAATTTGCACCTGCTGACGTTGAAGCTGCTTTGGCACTTGAGGTTCAAGAAGGGCAAACTTTGAACGACAAGATCATCGGAACAACTCAAATTACTGGTGAAAAGATTACTTTGCGTCGTTTCTCAGTAGTAGAAAAGTCAGATTCAGAAAACTTTGGTTCATATTCTCACTTGGCAGGCTCAATTTCAGCATTGGTTGTTGTTGATGGTGCTTCAGAAGAAGCTGCCAAGGATATCGCGATGCATGTTGCCGCTATTGCACCACAATTTGTATCTGATGATCAAGTACCTGCTGATGTGATTGCTAAGGAAAAAGAAGTACAATTAGCTTCTGAAGATTTGAATGGTAAGCCTGATAACATCAAGGAACGCATGGTCGAAGGACGCATTAAAAAGTTCTTGGCAGAAATTTCTTTGTTGGATCAACCATTTGTTAAGAATGGTGACCAAACAGTTGCACAGTTTATTGCTTCACAAAATGGATCAGTTAAGTCATTTGTTCGTTACCAAGTTGGTGATGGTATTGAAAAGCAAGTTACTGATTTGGCCGAAGAAGTTGCTAAGCAACTTGGTTAA